The stretch of DNA CATTTTGGGTGTGCCCATGCTCTCTTTGAGCACCTGGGACATCGTGAAAAGGGCGAACAAGAGCGCAAGGGCGCCTGCTCCAGCGGCGTAATACGCCAAAGTTAAATTAAAATCCACTTATAATTACCCTCCTCTTCCCCTAAAATAACATTTTTACAAGACCACAATAAAACTACTAACTAAACCTACTTTACGCCATTAGGCTATATAATTCACCTCCTTCAAATGATTTTTTGTAACAGCTTACCCATTGTCCACACAAAAATTATAGCATAGTGTGTAAAATTTAACAATTCGTAATTAATACTATTCATAAGCATAACGTTCATTTCGCTGGCATTAAATTTAAGCGAATAAAAAATCCGGGACTATCCCGGATTTTTTATTTTGAAATAACTACAAGTATTAATGAGGTGGCGGCAAATCCAATTGCTACAAAGACAGTAATTTTAGCTAAAAAATCGTCCAGGCCCTTTTTTTTGCCAAAAAAGGTTTCAGCCCCACCGGCAATAGACCCGGATAAACCGGCGCTCTTACCTGATTGCAGCAAAACCACCGCTATAACACCCAAACATAGGATTACTTGTAAAATAGTTAGAATTATTTCGGCAACAGCCAATTTTACTCCCCCTTATTAACTTAAAAACATTTTAATATACCGGGGTAGATAAAGCAACACCATTGTACCAGTTAAAATGTGTATCGATTTTACTTCTGGCAGTATTAAAACCAATATATTCCCATCAATTTATTGTTAACTATCATACCTTAATTATATATTGCCTTGATTGCATAATGACTTGGAAAATTATACAAAACTACTGTGGTAGCATTAGGCAACAACATAACCTTATTATATGGTGTCCC from Desulfoscipio gibsoniae DSM 7213 encodes:
- the secG gene encoding preprotein translocase subunit SecG — protein: MAVAEIILTILQVILCLGVIAVVLLQSGKSAGLSGSIAGGAETFFGKKKGLDDFLAKITVFVAIGFAATSLILVVISK